One window from the genome of Pedobacter schmidteae encodes:
- a CDS encoding cytochrome c: MKKTLMILLIIAITGIKLSAQTKGKKAPVSKPAAVTAAVMANGKKIYGQYCLVCHMADGAGVPNMNPPVSKTSYVLGDKTRLINVILNGLATGEEIDGETYTNVMPAHNFLKDEEIAAVLSYVRNSFGNKAGGISAGEVKAVRAKDIKK; encoded by the coding sequence ATGAAAAAAACACTAATGATCTTATTGATCATCGCCATAACCGGAATCAAATTATCTGCTCAAACCAAAGGAAAAAAGGCTCCTGTCAGCAAGCCAGCTGCGGTTACTGCCGCTGTGATGGCCAATGGAAAAAAAATATACGGCCAGTATTGCCTGGTCTGCCATATGGCAGACGGCGCCGGTGTTCCTAATATGAATCCACCGGTTAGCAAAACATCTTATGTACTGGGTGATAAAACACGGTTGATTAATGTAATCCTTAATGGCCTGGCTACCGGCGAAGAAATTGACGGAGAAACTTATACCAATGTGATGCCTGCACATAATTTCCTGAAAGACGAAGAAATTGCAGCGGTCTTGTCTTACGTTAGAAACAGTTTTGGAAACAAAGCGGGAGGAATATCAGCAGGGGAAGTAAAAGCTGTACGTGCCAAAGACATAAAAAAATAA
- a CDS encoding sorbosone dehydrogenase family protein: MKKILLIPVLLSALVFFTLYAFKDISAMGQPKPDADNVGLKLPEGFGALKVADIAAKARHIVVTPQGIIYVKLARPKEEKGIIVLKENSDGRAQITGGFGNYGGTGIYLKDGYLYASSNKEVFRYKVNDQNEVIDPNNPETIVKGLKMGRQHETKSLVLDNDGNLYLNIGVPSNSCQQQDRGLRSPGIPGCPLLDSAAGIWQFKKDKLNQSYAEGVRYATGLRNVVGLDWNQQNNQLFVMQHGRDNLNSSWPELYNSKESAELPAECLYALKKGDNAGWPFMYYDGIQHKKIVAPEYGGDKKKEADAKYLDPAVAFPAHMAPNGLLFYTGKMFPEKYKNGAFIAFHGSWNRAPEPQKGFFVVFQPFKDGKPSGDWEIFADNFAGTPEKAAMNKADHRPCGLAQGADGSLYVTDDVKGTIYRIVYAKK, translated from the coding sequence ATGAAGAAGATATTATTGATACCGGTTTTACTAAGTGCCCTGGTATTTTTTACCCTGTATGCTTTTAAAGATATATCGGCCATGGGACAACCGAAGCCCGATGCCGACAATGTAGGCTTAAAACTTCCGGAAGGATTTGGCGCTTTAAAAGTAGCCGATATTGCTGCCAAGGCCCGGCATATTGTGGTTACCCCTCAGGGCATCATTTATGTAAAACTGGCCAGGCCTAAAGAAGAAAAGGGGATCATTGTCCTTAAAGAAAATAGCGATGGCCGGGCCCAGATCACCGGTGGCTTTGGCAACTATGGGGGTACCGGAATCTATTTAAAGGACGGATATCTTTATGCTTCTTCAAATAAAGAAGTATTCAGGTATAAGGTAAATGATCAGAATGAGGTTATTGACCCAAATAATCCAGAAACCATTGTTAAAGGGCTTAAAATGGGTCGTCAGCATGAAACCAAATCTCTGGTGCTGGACAATGATGGCAACCTGTATCTCAACATAGGCGTTCCTTCCAACTCCTGTCAGCAGCAGGATCGTGGCCTGAGGTCTCCTGGCATCCCGGGATGTCCGTTGTTGGATTCAGCTGCCGGCATATGGCAGTTTAAAAAAGACAAACTTAATCAGAGCTACGCTGAAGGTGTTCGGTATGCAACAGGCTTAAGAAATGTGGTAGGACTAGACTGGAACCAGCAAAACAATCAGCTTTTTGTGATGCAACATGGCCGCGATAACCTCAACAGCTCATGGCCGGAACTGTACAACAGCAAAGAATCAGCAGAGTTACCCGCCGAGTGTTTATATGCGCTGAAGAAAGGTGACAACGCAGGCTGGCCGTTTATGTATTACGACGGTATACAACACAAAAAAATTGTAGCCCCTGAATACGGTGGCGACAAAAAGAAAGAGGCTGATGCCAAATACCTGGATCCGGCTGTGGCTTTCCCTGCACATATGGCTCCTAACGGATTACTGTTTTATACCGGAAAGATGTTCCCTGAAAAATACAAAAACGGTGCTTTCATTGCCTTCCATGGTTCATGGAACCGCGCCCCGGAGCCTCAAAAAGGATTCTTTGTGGTATTTCAGCCATTTAAAGATGGCAAGCCATCGGGCGATTGGGAAATTTTTGCGGATAATTTTGCAGGAACACCAGAAAAAGCAGCTATGAATAAAGCAGATCATCGCCCATGCGGACTGGCTCAGGGTGCTGATGGTTCTCTTTATGTAACCGATGATGTTAAAGGAACGATTTACCGCATCGTGTACGCTAAAAAATAA
- a CDS encoding ATP-binding protein, with product MKKYFGLALMVALSVNALAQHRLEKIWETDSVINLPESVLPDVQHKILYVSQMGNNPNDKDGIGGVAKIGTDGKIIDLNWITGLNSPKGLARLGNLMYAADLSDVVVIDVAKGKVLLKIAIDSAKFLNDITVSDKGTVYVSDSRTKRIHKIEKNKASLYLENINGVNGLKAIGEDLYIIGGKTIWKADAQKKLAKLAELPNGGDGLEPVGKGDFLFTSWSGYIYYVYADGKYDLLLDTHLEKKNTADLGYDPVKRILYIPTFWKKSVMAYQLK from the coding sequence ATGAAGAAATATTTTGGCCTGGCTTTAATGGTAGCCTTATCTGTAAATGCCTTAGCGCAACACCGACTTGAAAAAATCTGGGAAACGGATAGCGTAATCAATCTTCCGGAGTCGGTATTGCCAGACGTTCAACATAAAATATTGTACGTTTCGCAAATGGGTAATAATCCAAATGACAAAGATGGGATTGGTGGCGTGGCAAAAATTGGGACCGATGGTAAAATTATCGATTTGAACTGGATAACCGGATTAAATTCGCCTAAGGGGCTTGCCCGATTAGGGAACCTCATGTATGCTGCCGATTTGAGTGATGTAGTCGTTATTGATGTGGCGAAGGGTAAGGTACTGCTGAAAATAGCTATAGATAGTGCCAAATTTTTGAACGACATAACGGTGAGTGACAAAGGAACTGTATACGTGTCTGACTCCAGAACCAAACGCATTCATAAGATAGAGAAAAACAAGGCCTCACTTTATTTGGAAAATATAAATGGCGTAAATGGTTTAAAAGCAATTGGCGAGGACTTGTATATTATTGGCGGCAAGACCATATGGAAAGCTGATGCGCAGAAAAAATTAGCTAAGTTGGCCGAATTGCCCAACGGAGGCGACGGCCTGGAGCCGGTTGGAAAGGGCGATTTTTTATTTACCAGCTGGAGCGGCTACATCTATTACGTATATGCCGACGGGAAATACGACCTGTTGCTGGATACCCATCTCGAAAAGAAAAATACTGCCGATTTGGGATATGATCCGGTTAAGAGAATCCTATACATCCCAACTTTCTGGAAAAAAAGTGTAATGGCTTATCAATTGAAATAA
- a CDS encoding glycoside hydrolase family 105 protein: MNKKSILGVICLASAITLTGYESLLAQSKDANLKTWPKGSSPKEIGTKIADHFIETPHTNFNRPGPPKVITYPETCTWYGALTFAKESKNSKLLGQLKDRFEPLFGVEAKMIPVPDHVDYSVFGSVPLELYMQTKDKRYYDLGIGIADKQWGPPEGPRVVKESQGYYDQGYTWQTRLWIDDMFMITAVQAQAYRATGDEKYINRAAKEMVFYLDQLQRPNGLFYHAPDVPYYWARGDGWMAVGMAELLRSVPKNNPNYARIMKGYTDMMASLLKYQTEDGMWRQLIDHPESWPETSATGMFTFAFITGVKNGWLDKEVYGKAARKAWLKLITYINENNDITEVCEGTNKKNDLQYYLDRKRNVGDLHGQAPLLWCATALLR, from the coding sequence ATGAACAAAAAATCTATTTTAGGCGTAATTTGCCTTGCGTCGGCCATCACGCTAACAGGATACGAAAGTTTATTGGCGCAATCTAAAGATGCTAATTTAAAGACCTGGCCCAAAGGCAGCTCCCCAAAAGAAATCGGAACAAAAATAGCTGATCATTTTATCGAAACACCGCATACCAATTTTAACCGGCCAGGCCCTCCAAAGGTAATCACCTATCCGGAAACCTGCACCTGGTATGGCGCACTGACCTTTGCAAAAGAAAGCAAAAACAGCAAGCTTTTGGGACAGCTGAAAGACCGTTTCGAACCACTTTTTGGCGTAGAGGCCAAAATGATACCTGTACCCGACCATGTAGACTATAGCGTATTCGGCTCCGTGCCATTGGAATTGTATATGCAAACCAAAGACAAAAGGTATTATGACCTGGGGATAGGCATAGCCGACAAACAATGGGGGCCACCCGAAGGACCACGGGTAGTAAAAGAATCACAGGGATATTATGACCAGGGCTATACCTGGCAAACCCGTTTGTGGATTGATGACATGTTTATGATTACTGCCGTGCAGGCCCAGGCATACAGAGCCACAGGAGATGAGAAATACATCAATCGTGCTGCAAAAGAAATGGTTTTTTACCTGGATCAGTTACAACGTCCTAATGGCTTATTTTATCATGCGCCCGATGTTCCTTACTATTGGGCACGTGGCGATGGTTGGATGGCCGTTGGGATGGCCGAATTGCTAAGATCGGTACCTAAAAACAATCCTAATTATGCACGTATCATGAAAGGCTATACAGACATGATGGCATCCCTGTTAAAATATCAGACCGAAGATGGCATGTGGCGTCAACTGATCGACCATCCGGAATCCTGGCCTGAAACATCCGCTACTGGAATGTTTACTTTTGCCTTCATTACCGGCGTAAAGAATGGCTGGCTGGACAAAGAGGTATATGGAAAAGCGGCACGTAAAGCCTGGCTTAAACTCATTACTTATATTAACGAAAACAATGACATTACTGAGGTTTGTGAAGGCACCAATAAGAAAAATGACCTTCAGTATTATTTAGACCGCAAAAGGAATGTTGGTGATTTACACGGACAAGCGCCATTGTTATGGTGTGCAACTGCTTTATTACGTTAA